In one window of Microplitis demolitor isolate Queensland-Clemson2020A chromosome 4, iyMicDemo2.1a, whole genome shotgun sequence DNA:
- the LOC103572582 gene encoding transient-receptor-potential-like protein, giving the protein MNKKKVSEIEAPSLDNDLEYSLHLPRSLNIDEKKYLLAVERGDLANVRRMLQLTHKIQNKKLMDINCVDSLGRGALTLAIESENLEMLELLVVMGVETRDSLLYAIDQEFVEAVELLLEHEELVRTQELNSNNPPKEITHSWQMIDPATARYPPEMTPLVVAALRNNYEILKLLLDRGATLPMPHDIRCGCDDCLRSSTGDPLQLSSSRISEYKALASPSLIALSSPDPIMTAFQLSWELRQLAISEPESSFEYIKLRRQVEKFAVDLLQQSRTTSELNTILNHDPEADVNHHSVKPLARLEVAIQYKQKKFVSHSHVQQLLASIWYEGVPGFRRMTTLKRFGIIIKTAILFPLYSMIYYFAPNSKNGQLLRRPFMKFLIHASSYLFFLLILMLVSLRAESQAIMIFGTETMKRQLEEDLQKQRGSVPTFLECIVVIYVFGFIWEETRQVFCDGLKAYLRDMWNFIDFTRNSLYVATGILRIAAYVQQRAEINEDSSAAYVPRERWSDFDPQLIAEGLFSAANVFSALKIVHLFSINQNLGPLQISLGRMVIDIVKFFFIYTLVLFAFACGLNQLLWYFAELEKVKCYSEMDNSSWDPTSDSCLRWRRFSSLFESCQSLFWASFGGVGIDSFDLTGIKSYTRFWGLLMFGSYSVINVIVLLNLLIAMMSNSYAIIEQHSDVEWKFARTKLWMSYFDDTGTLPPPFNIFPAPKFFLRLIGLQKKSNEYRSSGRRKAHEHKYSAVMRALIWRYVVNAHNEHEMSPVTEDDIHEVKSDISSWRCELLEVLHRNGMDITGTNAKEQTVLGKKMRVWERRLMKDFSVSGPMDLDDCSSGELEQPPEGEDNIERWKRVAKLAVLKSANRKWGQVVSSAVKSSQIGRSNNKVSLQSQKSLKKAMDEARKMCEKPLLPELTPVKLPEEPTANILHVIKGTNTPTTSRSCSPEPTEIKVERETNVLPTTVGYENEKSKKNNGQFTSKRSSPPKIIKRKPAPSSPSNLNNNKLEKSPGKIISTTSPNKNINNTPGSHLTTDIVRPRPRPVSPRKIPDVTIIPNTPELNRSRQNDNESNDRSPRINIPRRNNWI; this is encoded by the exons atgaataaaaaaaaggtatcgGAAATTGAGGCACCTTCTCTGGATAATGATCTAGAGTATAGTTTACATTTACCTAGATCGTTGAATattgatgagaaaaaatatttacttgcgGTAGAAAGAGGAGATCTTGCTAATGTACGTCGGATGCTACAGCTCAcccataaaattcaaaat aaaaaattgatGGACATAAATTGCGTTGATAGTCTTGGCCGGGGTGCATTGACTTTGGCAATTGAATCTGAGAATCTTGAAATGTTGGAGCTTTTGGTGGTAATGGGAGTTGAAACACGTGATTCATTGCTGTATGCTATCGATCAGGAATTTGTTGAAGCCGTCGAATTACTATTGGAGCATGAAGAACTTGTCAGAACTCAAGAACTCAATAGCAATAATC cacCTAAAGAAATAACACACAGTTGGCAAATGATTGATCCAGCAACAGCTCGGTATCCACCTGAAATGACACCTCTGGTAGTTGCGGCACtaagaaataattacgagATACTTAAACTTTTACTTGATCGCGGTGCAACTTTGCCGATGCCTCACGATATTCGTTGTGGTTGTGATGATTGTCTTCGTTCATCAACCGGTGATCCTTTacaattatcatcatcaaGAATATCTGAATATAAAGCACTAGCAAGTCCAAGTCTTATTGCTCTGAGTTCACCTGATCCAATAATGACCGCGTTTCAACTCAGTTGGGAATTGAGACAGCTGGCGATATCTGAACCCGAGAGTAGTTTTGAATACATAAAACTACGAAGACAAGTTGAAAA atttGCTGTTGATTTATTACAACAATCAAGAACTACCTCTGaattaaatactattttaaatcatGATCCTGAGGCAGACGTTAATCATCATTCAGTAAAACCATTAGCTCGTCTTGAAGTTGCTATTCagtataaacaaaaaaaatttgtttcccatTCGCATGTTCAGCAGCTTTTAGCATCAAtttg gtATGAAGGTGTACCGGGATTCAGAAGAATGACAACACTAAAAAGATTtgggataataataaaaacagcaATACTTTTTCCTCTTTATTCAATGATTTATTACTTTGCCCCAAATTCAAAGAATGGACAACTTTTACGTCGAccttttatgaaatttttaattcacgcatcttcatatttattttttcttt TGATTCTAATGCTGGTATCGCTGCGAGCAGAATCCCAAGCAATAATGATATTTGGTACAGAAACAATGAAACGACAATTAGAAGAAGATTTACAAAAACAGCGTGGATCTGTACCGACATTTCTTGAATGTATTGTcgtaatttatgtttttggATTTATTTGGGAGGAAACACGTCAAGTATTTTGCGACGGTTTGAAAGCTTATCTCCGAGATATGTGGAACTTTATTGATTTTACCCGTAATTCGCTTTATGTTGCGACTGGTATTTTACGTATAGCTGCTTATGTACAGCAGAGAGCTGAAATAAATGAGGATTCTTCAGCGGCATATGTTCCACGTGAAAGATGGAGTGATTTTGACCCTCAATTAATTGCAGAAGGACTTTTTTCAGCAGCAAATGTCTTTAGTGCATTGAAAATTGTTCATTTGTTTAGTATTAATCAAAATCTTGGGCCTCTGcaa atttcaTTGGGAAGAATGGTCATCGatatcgttaaattttttttcatttatacttTAGTATTGTTTGCATTTGCCTGTGGATTAAATCAGCTACTGTGGTATTTTGCAGAattagaaaaagtaaaatgttATTCAGAAATGGATAATTCATCTTGGGATCCAACAAGCGATTCCTGTTTACGATGGAGAAGATTTAGTAGTTTATTTGAATCTTGTCAAAGTCTTTTCTGGGCAAGTTTTGGAGGAGTGGGAATCGATAGCTTTGATTTAACTGGAATTAAATCGTATACGCGATTCTGGGGATTACTCATGTTTGGCTCATACTCGGTTATCAATGTTATTGTTTTGCTTAATCTACTTATTGCTATGATGAGCAACAGTTATGCCATTATTGAG caaCACTCGGACGTTGAATGGAAATTTGCGAGAACTAAATTATGGATGAGTTATTTTGATGATACGGGGACATTACCTCCgccatttaatatttttccagctCCTAAATTCTTTTTAAGACTTATTGggcttcaaaaaaaatcaaatgaataTCGTAGTAGCGGAAGACGTAAAGCTCATGAACacaa ATACAGTGCAGTTATGAGGGCATTAATTTGGCGTTATGTCGTAAATGCTCATAATGAACATGAAATGTCTCCAGTAACTGAAGATGATATTCATGAAGTTAAATCTGATATTTCGAGTTGGCGTTGTGAACTTTTAGAAGTACTTCATAGAAATGGAATGGATATTACTGGAACTAATGCAAAAgaacaaa ctgttTTAGGTAAAAAAATGAGAGTTTGGGAAAGAAGATTGATGAAAGATTTTTCAGTTTCTGGACCAATGGATCTAGATGATTGTTCTAGTGGTGAATTAGAACAGCCACCTGAAGGTGAAGATAATATTGAAAGATGGAAACGTGTTGCTAAACTTGCAGTACTTAAATCTGCAAATCGTAAATGGGGTCAAGTAGTATCATCTGCTGTTAAAAGTTCACAAATTGGACGATCTAATAACAAAGTATCATTACAAAGTcaaaagagtttaaaaaaagcaaTGGATGAAGCGCGTAAAATGTGTGAAAAACCTCTACTACCAGAACTTACTCCTGTAAAACTTCCAGAAGAACCGACAGCTAATATTTTACACGTAATAAAAGGTACCAATACACCAACTACTTCTCGTTCTTGTTCTCCAGAACCTACAGAGATAAAAGTTGAGAGAGAGACAAATGTTTTACCAACGACTGTTGgatatgaaaatgaaaaaagtaaaaaaaataatggtcAGTTTACTAGTAAACGTTCATCACcaccaaaaattataaaacgcAAACCTGCGCCCTCAAGtccatcaaatttaaataataataaattagaaaaatcacCTGGTAAAATTATATCAACTACTTCacccaataaaaatattaataataccCCAGGTTCACATTTGACAACAGACATTGTTAGACCGCGACCAAGACCCGTGAGTCCGCGGAAAATTCCTGATGTCACAATTATACCAAATACACCAGAGCTTAATCGTTCAAGACAAAATGATAATGAGTCTAATGATAGATCACCGCGAATAAATATTCCCAGAAGAAACAACtggatttaa
- the LOC103572558 gene encoding coatomer subunit beta, with translation MSSVVEQSCYTLINIPTESEPINELSMKMDLEKGDLPVKIEALKKTIYMILNGERVPGLLMTIIRFVLPLQDHTIKKMLLIFWEIVPKTSPDGKLLQEMILVCDAYRKDLQHPNEFVRGSTLRFLCKLKEPELLEPLMPAIIACLEHRHSYVRRNAVLAIFTIYRNFEFLIPDAPELIAKYLEGEQDMSCRRNAFLMLLHADQSRALAYLAACLDLVPTFGDILQLVIVELIYKVCLANPSERARFIRCIYSLLNSPSAAVRYEAAGTLVTLSSAPTAIKAAASCYIELVVKESDNNVKLIVLDRLIAMKESPSHERVLQELVMDILRVLGSPALEVRTKTLALAIDLVTTRTIEEMVQLLKKEVIRTAGGEHEDAGKYRQLLVKTLHTCSIKFPDVAGTVIPVLVDFLAENNEAAATDVLDFIREAIQRFDNLRPLIIEKLLQVFSDIRAVRVHRGAMWILGEYATSKEDIESLMSRIRVALGELPLVEAENKRQTGEKPSDDNNTQGQSQPSQLVTSDGTYATQSAFSSTSFGKKEEKRPPLVQYMMEGDFFIGASLASTLAKLALRYKELENNLQKTNRMQAEAMLIMSSLLQLGRSGLPSKPITHDDAERISVCLRALACPTSLTQSVFTEGCREALGRMLTAKAEEDSQTQKAKEKPSNIVQVDDAIQFLQLNRNSDLTGGHGDVFEQSLSAAVAGRPGTTGDTPTPTSALSKVTQLTGFSDPVYAEALVHVNQYDIVLDVLIVNQTEDTLQNCTLELATMGDLKLVERPQPIVLAPRDFASIKANVKVASTENGIIFGNIVYDVSGAGSDRSVVVLNDIHIDIMDYIVPATCTDTEFRQMWAEFEWENKVSVNTTLADLREYLAHLLKSTNMRCLTPEKALSGQCGFMAANMYAKSIFGEDALANLSLEKPLYKPDAPVVGHIRIRAKSQGMALSLGDKINFAQKVIQTKVIQAA, from the exons atgagtagCGTTGTGGAACAATCATGTTATACGTTGATAAATATTCCAACGGAATCAGAGCCGATAAACGAGCTCTCGATGAAGATGGATCTGGAAAAAGGTGACCTACCGGTTAAAATAGAGGCACTAAAAAAGACCATTTACATGATTCTCAATGGAGAACGTGTTCCTGGATTATTAATGACGATAATAAGGTTTGTTTTGCCATTACAAGATcacacaattaaaaaaatgcttcTTATTTTTTGGGAAATTGTACCAAAGACATCACCAGATGGAAAGTTGCTTCAAGAAATGATTTTGGTATGCGATGCATACAGAAAAGATTTACAGCATCCAAATGAATTTGTTCGTGGATCAACATTGagatttttatgtaaattgaaAGAACCAGAATTATTGGAGCCACTTATGCCAGCAATAATCGCTTGTTTGGAGCATCGTCACTCTTACGTTCGTCGTAATGCTGTATTAgctatttttacaatttatcgtaattttgaatttttaattcctgACGCACCAGAACTTATTGCCAAATATTTGGAAGGTGAACAAGATATGTCATGCCGTAGAAATGCATTTTTAATGCTACTTCATGCCGATCAAAGCCGTGCATTGGCATATCTAGCAGCTTGTCTTGATTTGGTACCAACATTTGGTGATATACTGCAATTGGTTattgttgaattaatttacaaagttTGTTTAGCAAATCCATCAGAGAGAGCAAGATTTATACGTTGTATTTacagtttattaaattcaccAAGTGCAGCAGTACGTTATGAAGCTGCTGGTACTTTGGTTACACTGTCAAGTGCTCCAACTGCAATAAAAGCTGCAGCTTCATGTTACATTGAGCTTGTTGTTAAAGAAAGTGAcaataatgttaaattaatagtatTGGATCGTCTTATTGCCATGAAAGAAAGTCCATCTCATGAACGAGTACTTCAAGAGCTTGTGATGGACATATTACGAGTTTTAGGTTCACCAGCACTTGAAGTACGAACTAAAACTCTTGCTTTGGCTATTGATTTAGTGACAACACGTACTATTGAAGAAATGGtacaattattaaagaaagaaGTTATAAGAACTGCTGGTGGTGAACATGAAGATGCTGGAAAATATCGTCAATTACTTGTTAAAACTCTTCATACATGTTCTATTAAATTTCCCGATGTTGCTGGTACAGTTATTCCTGTTCTTGTTGACTTTTTAGCTGAAAATAATGAAGCTGCTGCAACAGATGTTCTTGATTTTATACGTGAAGCTATACAAAGATTTGATAATTTACGgccattaattattgaaaaattacttcaaGTATTTTCAGATATTCGTGCGGTTCGTGTTCATCGGGGAGCTATGTGGATACTTGGTGAATATGCAACTTCAAAGGAAGACATTGAAAGTCTTATGAGTCGTATAAGAGTTGCTTTGGGTGAATTGCCGCTTGTTGAAGCTGAAAATAAACGTCAAACTGGTGAAAAACCtagtgatgataataatactcAAGGTCAATCACAACCAAGTCAATTGGTAACTTCAGATGGTACTTATGCAACACAAAGTGCATTTAGTTCAACTTCATTTggtaaaaaagaagaaaaacgtCCGCCATTGGTTCAATATATGATGGAaggtgatttttttattggagcATCATTGGCATCAACTCTTGCTAAATTGGCATTACGTTATAAAgaacttgaaaataatttacaaaaaacaaatcGTATGCAAGCTGAAGCAATGCTTATAATGTCAAGTTTACTTCAATTAGGACGCTCTGGTTTACCATCAAAACCAATAACTCACGATGACGCTGAAAGAATTTCTGTTTGTCTTAGAGCACTTGCTTGTCCTACCTCACTTACACAATCAGTTTTTACAGAGGGTTGTCGTGAAGCACTTGGACGTATGCTGACTGCTAAAGCTGAAGAAGACTCACAGACTCAAAAAGCTAAAGAAAAACCCAGTAATATTGTCCAAGTTGATGATGCAAtacaatttttacaattaaatcgTAACAGTGATTTGACTGGTGGACATGGTGATGTATTTGAACAAAGTCTCAGTGCAGCTGTTGCTGGACGACCTGGAACAACTGGAGATACACCAACTCCTACCAGTGCATTGAGTAAAGTAACCCAACTTACTGGTTTCTCAGATCCTGTTTATGCAGAAGCACTTGTTCATGTTAATCAATATGATATTGTACTTGATGTTTTGATTGTTAATCAAACAGAAGATACTTTACAAAATTGTACATTGGAATTAGCGACAATGGGTGATTTGAAATTAGTAGAAAGACCACAGCCAATTGTATTAGCGCCTCGTGACTTTGCAAGTATAAAGGCTAATGTTAAAGTTGCATCAACTGAAAATGGCATAATATTTGGTAACATTGTTTATGATGTGTCGGGTGCTGGCTCTGATCGAAGTGTTGTTGTTCTTAATGATATTCATATTGATATAATGGATTATATTGTACCAGCTACATGTACAGATACTGAATTCCGTCAGATGTGGGCTGAatttgaatgggaaaataaaGTTTCAGTTAATACCACGCTTGCTGATCTTCGTGAATATCTTGCGCATCTACTAAAGTCTACAAATATGCGTTGTCTTACTCCAGaaaag gcATTATCAGGACAGTGTGGATTTATGGCTGCAAATATGTACGCAAAATCAATATTTGGAGAAGATGCACTGGCTAATTTATCACTTGAAAAACCCTTATATAAACCAGATGCACCTGTTGTTGGACATATTCGTATTCGTGCTAAAAGCCAAGGAATGGCGCTATCACTtggtgataaaattaattttgcacAAAAAGTTATACAAACTAAAGTCATTCAAGCTGcttaa
- the LOC103572557 gene encoding uncharacterized protein LOC103572557, translating into MIKLKLCIFILLIVMSHMYIGNSLPTELVSKSINYKNQCSKSVVMEKCQDKRSKRSTDQISDSRRIGGIVTGIVVPIIDIIRNVLQTSNLYATDEYTVEPMVRNKNPFRRTRNY; encoded by the exons atgataaaattaaaattatgtatttttatattattaatagtaatgtCACATATGTACATTGGAAATTCATTACCAACTGAATTGGTAtcaaaatcaatcaattataaaaatcaatgtaGCAAAAGTGTTGTGATGGAAAAGTGTCAAGATAAAAGAAGCAAACGAAGTACCGATCAAATATCag attcaAGACGAATTGGAGGAATCGTGACTGGGATAGTTGTGccaattattgatataataaGAAATGTTTTACAAACTAGTAATTTATATGCTACAGATGAGTATACAGTGGAGCCG ATGGTACGCAACAAAAATCCATTCCGCAGAACAAGAAATTATTGA
- the LOC103572556 gene encoding cyclin-A1 yields the protein MATIRIYEDQENRITDTRRNKDNNLVLKDHNQQGQPGLQQQKRAVLGVLHNNCHRNKPEITKDDKFSKTKAYIPPQLEFKVFDDKRDAPFKIYEEKVEEKQQQHQQKTLLLHDHETQVQVKRITEVTSSSSSTTTTTSTVSIKDNERRPVLEVNPVSIVPAYRPVLQEIIDPTIELCKRTNDDYHPASPMSLDKSIASLMSIESAKKELRNKRDNVKALKNNFYDVDEYRADIYNYLRIAETHHRPKPGYMKKQPDITYAMRSILVDWLVEVAEEYRLQSETLYLAVSYIDRFLSYMSVVRAKLQLVGTAAMFIAAKYEEIYPPDVGEFVYITDDTYTKKQVLRMEHLILRVLSFDLTVPTPLAFIRDLCISNNLSDKILYLAMYLCELSMLEADPYLQFLPSHLASSAVAVARHTLQEEAWPHELELSTGYSLSDLKKCIKYLTETFNNAGNIQQQAIQEKYKTSKYAHVALLLPRSTEVLAYDDDDSESA from the exons atggcCACAATACGGATTTATGAAGATCAAGAAAATCGAATTACTGATACTAGAcgtaataaagataataatttagtacTGAAGGATCATAATCAACAAGGACAACCGGGATTACAACAGCAAAAACGTGCGGTATTGGGCGTCCTTCATAACAACTGCCATAGGAATAAACCT GAAATTACAAAAGATGATAAATTTAGCAAAACAAAAGCTTATATACCACCACAATtggaatttaaagtttttgatGACAAGCGTGACGCGCCATTCAAAATATACGAGGaaaaagttgaagaaaaacaacaacaacaccaacagaaaacattattattacatgATCATGAAACTCAAGTACAGGTTAAACGTATAACAGAAGTaacttcatcatcatcatcaacaacaacaacaacatcaacaGTATCTATAAAAGATAATGAACGTCGTCCAGTATTGGAAGTTAATCCAGTCAGTATTGTACCAGCATATCGTCCAGTTTTACAGGAAATAATTGATCCTACTATAGAATTATGTAAACGTACAAACGATGATTATCATCCGGCAAGTCCGATGTCATTGGACAAATCAATAGCCTCATTGATGTCTATTGAGTCAGCTAAAAaagaattaagaaataaacGTGACAATGTTAaggcattaaaaaataatttttatgatgttGATGAATATCGAGCtgatatttacaattatttgcGTATCGCTGag acACATCATCGACCAAAACCAGGTTACATGAAAAAACAACCGGACATAACATACGCAATGCGGTCAATTCTCGTTGACTGGTTGGTTGAAGTTGCTGAAGAGTATCGTTTACAATCAGAAACTCTTTATTTAGCTGTATCATACATTGATAGATTTTTATCGTATATGTCGGTAGTACGTGCTAAATTACAATTAGTTGGTACTGCAGCGATGTTTATTGCTGCTAAATATGAAGAAATTTATCCACCAGATGTTGGtgaatttgtttatattaCTGATGATACGTATACTAAAAAACAAGTATTGAGAATGGAGCATTTAATTTTGAGGGTATTGTCTTTTGATTTAACAGTACCAACCCCATTAGCTTTTATACGTGATTTATGTATCAGTAATAATTtgtctgataaaattttatatcttgcTATG TACTTATGTGAGCTATCAATGTTGGAAGCAGATCcgtatttacaatttttaccaAGTCATTTAGCATCATCGGCAGTTGCTGTCGCTCGTCATACATTACAAGAAGAAGCATGGCCACATGAATTAGAATTATCAACAGGTTATAGTTtgagtgatttaaaaaaatgtatcaaatACTTAACAGAGACATTTAATAATGCCGGTAATATTCAACAACAAGCGATACAAGAAAAGTATAAAACCAGTAAATATGCTCATGTTGCATTATTATTACCACGTAGTACTGAGGTATTAGCttacgatgatgatgattctGAAAGTgcttga